From Draconibacterium halophilum, one genomic window encodes:
- a CDS encoding ATP-grasp domain-containing protein → MKKLLLLGGLRYLIPVINIAQEMGLYVITCDNVPGNIAHKYSNEYQNVSIIDKDEVLKLAKELDVDGIMSFAVDPGVVTAAYVAEKLNLPKPGPYESVKILQDKALFRDFLEKNNFNVPKAKGYIHLDEAIVDIEKFSWPVIVKPVDSAGSKGVGKVENYSELREKIQNAISHSQSKQFIIEEYIEQKGFASDSESFSINGELTFFTLSNQYFDKNSANPYTPAGFTWPSNMADRHKKNLSSEIQRLLKLLKMRTSIYNIEARVGKDDKPYIMEVSPRGGGNRLAEMIKYITNVDLIENSVKAAIGEKVDFMQLPSVNEYWGEIILHSNKEGIFRKIEISPNLEKYVIEVDVWVKNGEYIKQFLGANETIGTIVIRTDNKNTVEKFVSNIWKYIDIIVD, encoded by the coding sequence ATGAAGAAATTACTCTTACTCGGGGGCTTAAGATATTTGATACCAGTTATTAATATCGCACAAGAAATGGGACTATATGTCATAACATGTGATAATGTACCTGGAAATATAGCTCACAAATATTCTAATGAATACCAAAATGTAAGTATTATTGATAAAGACGAGGTATTAAAGCTTGCTAAAGAATTAGACGTCGATGGTATTATGTCTTTTGCAGTTGACCCTGGGGTTGTGACAGCTGCTTATGTTGCTGAAAAATTAAACCTTCCTAAGCCTGGCCCTTATGAGTCGGTTAAAATTCTACAAGACAAAGCACTTTTTAGAGATTTCCTAGAGAAAAACAATTTTAATGTGCCAAAGGCAAAAGGCTATATACATTTAGATGAAGCTATAGTTGATATAGAAAAGTTTTCCTGGCCTGTTATTGTCAAACCAGTAGATTCGGCGGGAAGTAAAGGAGTAGGTAAAGTTGAGAATTATTCCGAACTGAGGGAAAAGATTCAAAATGCAATATCTCATTCACAATCAAAACAATTTATTATTGAAGAATATATTGAACAAAAGGGTTTTGCTTCCGATTCAGAAAGTTTTTCAATAAATGGTGAGCTAACGTTCTTTACTCTATCCAATCAGTATTTTGATAAAAACTCTGCTAACCCATATACTCCTGCTGGATTTACATGGCCATCTAATATGGCTGATAGACATAAAAAGAACCTCTCATCTGAAATTCAACGATTACTCAAATTGCTGAAAATGAGGACTTCAATTTATAATATTGAAGCAAGAGTTGGGAAAGATGATAAACCATATATTATGGAGGTTTCTCCCAGAGGGGGAGGTAATCGTCTAGCTGAGATGATAAAATACATAACGAATGTTGATTTAATTGAGAATTCTGTTAAAGCTGCCATAGGTGAGAAAGTTGATTTTATGCAATTACCTTCCGTAAATGAATATTGGGGTGAGATTATTTTACACAGTAATAAAGAAGGTATATTTCGTAAAATTGAAATTAGTCCTAATTTGGAAAAGTATGTTATAGAAGTTGATGTTTGGGTTAAGAATGGAGAATACATTAAACAATTTTTAGGTGCAAATGAAACAATTGGAACAATTGTTATTAGGACTGACAATAAAAATACTGTTGAGAAGTTTGTTTCAAATATTTGGAAATATATTGATATTATTGTTGATTAA
- the cysQ gene encoding 3'(2'),5'-bisphosphate nucleotidase CysQ, whose amino-acid sequence MTIIDTAIQAAIKAGEEILKIYNNPNTDLSVEKKVDNSPLTIADKASHNVIEATLKDTGMPILSEEGKTIAYSERKQWDTFWLIDPLDGTKEFIKKNGEFTVNIALVKNNKPVMGVIFVPVSGTLYFGSLEEGVWKLEDAKEHSDLVQLKSEGQQLPAPLITEVLKVVGSRSHMSTETEDYINKLKKEHSQIEIISKGSSLKICLVAEGSAHQYPRFGPTMEWDTAAGHAIANAAGKKLWLTDLSGELKYNKKNLLNPYFIVK is encoded by the coding sequence ATGACAATCATAGATACAGCAATACAAGCCGCAATAAAAGCCGGCGAAGAAATACTAAAGATTTACAACAATCCGAATACTGATCTTTCAGTGGAGAAAAAAGTCGACAATTCACCTTTGACCATTGCCGATAAAGCCAGTCATAATGTAATTGAAGCCACTTTAAAAGATACCGGTATGCCAATTCTTTCAGAAGAAGGAAAAACCATAGCTTACAGCGAGCGAAAACAATGGGACACCTTCTGGCTAATCGATCCGCTGGATGGCACCAAAGAGTTTATTAAAAAGAATGGCGAATTCACTGTAAACATTGCGTTAGTAAAAAACAATAAACCGGTTATGGGAGTCATCTTTGTTCCGGTTAGCGGCACCCTTTATTTTGGTTCATTGGAAGAAGGTGTTTGGAAACTGGAGGATGCAAAAGAACATTCAGATTTGGTACAGCTAAAATCTGAAGGACAACAACTCCCCGCACCACTAATCACCGAAGTATTAAAAGTGGTAGGCAGCCGCTCACACATGAGCACTGAGACAGAAGATTATATCAATAAACTTAAAAAAGAACATTCGCAGATTGAGATCATATCCAAAGGAAGCTCACTAAAGATCTGTCTGGTAGCCGAAGGCTCTGCTCATCAATACCCGCGCTTTGGCCCGACGATGGAATGGGACACTGCAGCAGGGCATGCCATTGCTAATGCAGCCGGGAAGAAACTCTGGTTGACAGACCTAAGTGGAGAACTGAAGTATAATAAGAAGAATCTGTTGAATCCTTATTTTATTGTGAAGTAA
- a CDS encoding SLBB domain-containing protein — MKHLLQTMLTVFFCLAMLLAAQAQTQDVKNVDVKSLSQSEIDKAQKAMSDAGLSEEEAIQLARQRGATEQQISDMRKRLQEQDTSKQNMYNLYEEPETLPEEQEDTYLSQRKAELRTDLEVFGAYLFNNENLTFEPQVNIQTPKNYEIGFGDQLLIQIWGNSQNTYQLRVNNNGQIVIPDLGPVYVAGLSFDEAEKKIVKNLTAIYADMGADNPGTFAQLDMGQLRSIRVNMLGEVVTPGTYTLPVTATVFNGLYLSGGPNEIGSFRNIKVIRNNKIEKVIDIYNLLINADPSDNITLKDGDIVIVPPAEKQVVVNGEFKRNGIFEIKEGEMLNDLVRFAGGFNAGAFLGNTQIVRKTQQGQQIIDVPYEQLGTTPLVKGDTIQNTLITDRFENRVSIEGAVYHPGEYEWTEGLSLAQLIEKADKLLPEAFKGRGLITRYNSDRTTSAIAFDVEDINSGKQNILLQPDDEVLIKTHFDLKEQPYITVNGEVLEPGPFNWSKGMTLGDAIFLAGGLTEGADSTFIEIARRLSYNDATVLSDTIGHVIIANISRGLQFGKNDAEMKLQPWDQVSVRTAPNFKQNETVFISGEVTYAGAYAITNKQMRISDLVQMAGGTTPKAYLQGATLERFSEELGAEQVAINLQNILNTPRSDKDLLLKNSDRLNIPEFMQTVKIIGSVQNPFSITFESGRNARYYVERTGGFQAQANKKKTYVQYPNGETAVTKGFIFRRYPKVTPGSVVVVPEKPEKERPQGLWLAIASTMSSMAVAIATVINVSK, encoded by the coding sequence ATGAAGCACTTATTACAAACAATGTTAACGGTATTCTTTTGCCTGGCAATGCTGCTGGCTGCACAGGCACAGACGCAGGATGTAAAGAATGTTGACGTTAAATCATTGTCACAATCCGAAATCGACAAAGCCCAAAAAGCCATGAGTGATGCGGGTTTATCAGAAGAAGAAGCCATACAACTCGCCCGCCAGCGTGGTGCCACTGAGCAACAAATCAGTGATATGCGCAAACGACTACAGGAGCAAGACACGTCAAAACAAAACATGTACAACCTGTATGAAGAGCCGGAAACGCTGCCCGAAGAACAAGAAGACACTTACCTTTCTCAAAGAAAAGCTGAATTAAGGACGGATCTGGAAGTATTTGGAGCTTACCTGTTTAACAACGAAAACCTGACTTTTGAACCACAGGTAAACATACAAACACCAAAAAATTACGAGATTGGCTTTGGCGATCAGCTGCTTATTCAAATCTGGGGAAACTCGCAAAACACCTATCAGCTAAGGGTAAATAACAATGGGCAGATCGTAATCCCCGACCTGGGACCGGTTTATGTGGCCGGACTATCATTCGACGAGGCTGAAAAGAAAATTGTAAAAAACCTTACCGCAATCTATGCTGATATGGGAGCCGACAATCCCGGTACCTTTGCCCAGTTAGACATGGGACAGCTGCGTTCCATCCGTGTAAATATGCTGGGAGAAGTCGTTACTCCCGGAACCTATACCCTGCCTGTTACAGCCACCGTTTTTAATGGTCTGTACCTTTCCGGAGGGCCTAATGAAATTGGCTCGTTCCGAAACATAAAGGTCATCCGCAACAACAAAATCGAAAAGGTAATCGACATTTATAACTTACTGATAAATGCCGATCCGTCTGACAATATCACCTTAAAAGACGGCGATATCGTAATTGTCCCTCCGGCAGAAAAACAGGTAGTGGTAAACGGCGAATTTAAACGCAATGGCATTTTCGAAATAAAAGAAGGCGAAATGCTAAACGACCTGGTGCGCTTTGCCGGAGGATTTAACGCCGGAGCCTTTTTAGGAAATACACAGATTGTACGCAAAACACAACAGGGACAACAGATCATCGATGTTCCTTACGAACAACTTGGCACCACCCCCTTGGTAAAGGGCGATACCATTCAAAACACGCTGATAACCGACCGCTTCGAAAACAGGGTAAGCATAGAAGGCGCTGTTTATCATCCGGGAGAATACGAATGGACCGAAGGACTATCACTGGCTCAGCTAATTGAAAAAGCCGACAAACTGCTGCCCGAAGCATTTAAAGGCCGGGGATTGATAACCCGGTACAACAGCGACCGTACAACCTCTGCCATCGCTTTTGATGTGGAAGATATAAACAGCGGAAAACAAAACATCCTGCTGCAACCCGATGATGAAGTACTCATCAAAACACATTTCGATTTAAAAGAACAACCTTATATAACCGTTAACGGAGAAGTGCTTGAACCCGGGCCATTCAACTGGTCGAAAGGCATGACACTTGGCGACGCCATCTTTCTGGCAGGAGGATTGACCGAAGGCGCCGACAGTACTTTTATTGAAATTGCCCGCCGTTTGAGCTACAACGATGCTACTGTTCTTTCCGATACCATCGGACATGTGATTATTGCCAATATCTCACGCGGATTACAATTCGGGAAAAACGATGCTGAAATGAAATTACAGCCCTGGGATCAGGTATCAGTGCGTACTGCCCCCAACTTTAAGCAAAACGAAACCGTCTTTATCTCGGGCGAAGTGACCTACGCCGGAGCTTATGCCATTACCAACAAACAAATGCGCATTTCCGACCTGGTACAAATGGCCGGAGGAACAACCCCGAAAGCCTACCTCCAGGGGGCCACACTCGAACGGTTCTCGGAAGAACTGGGTGCCGAACAGGTAGCCATTAACCTGCAAAATATTCTTAACACTCCACGCAGCGACAAAGACCTGTTATTAAAAAACAGCGACCGGCTCAATATCCCGGAATTTATGCAAACCGTTAAAATTATTGGAAGCGTACAAAATCCCTTCTCCATTACTTTCGAATCCGGACGTAATGCCAGATATTACGTTGAACGCACCGGAGGATTCCAGGCACAGGCCAATAAGAAAAAAACCTACGTACAATACCCCAATGGCGAAACAGCCGTTACCAAAGGATTTATTTTCAGACGTTACCCAAAAGTAACACCGGGCAGTGTGGTAGTGGTACCCGAAAAACCGGAGAAAGAACGTCCGCAAGGCTTATGGCTGGCCATAGCCTCCACAATGTCGTCAATGGCTGTAGCCATTGCTACCGTTATAAATGTTTCGAAATAA
- a CDS encoding DUF2061 domain-containing protein has protein sequence MSVLPRRHLAKAITWRIMASITTFIIGWIVTGSLDFGMAIGAADVLIKIVLYYLHERAWYHSNFGVIKDGKHIYKPIFSFRKKKKDLQEAPFPVETDDNCNQ, from the coding sequence ATGTCTGTACTACCTAGAAGACACCTGGCCAAAGCCATAACCTGGCGGATTATGGCCTCTATCACAACATTCATAATTGGATGGATCGTAACCGGAAGCCTTGATTTTGGAATGGCTATTGGAGCTGCCGACGTACTGATCAAGATAGTCCTGTACTACTTACATGAAAGAGCATGGTATCACTCCAACTTTGGTGTTATTAAGGATGGTAAACACATTTACAAACCTATATTTAGCTTTAGAAAAAAGAAAAAGGATTTACAGGAAGCTCCTTTCCCAGTAGAAACTGACGACAATTGTAATCAATAA
- a CDS encoding Wzz/FepE/Etk N-terminal domain-containing protein: MTNDTKNNQAPMQDDEIDLIALAKTLWESRKFILITVVVFMALGVAVALLTPKEYTASTTLVPQVSDGSSKMGDSPRWRQWQVLTSAT; encoded by the coding sequence ATGACAAACGATACAAAAAACAACCAGGCTCCTATGCAAGACGATGAAATCGATCTGATCGCCTTAGCCAAAACCCTCTGGGAAAGCCGGAAATTCATACTAATAACGGTAGTCGTATTTATGGCACTGGGAGTAGCCGTAGCCCTTCTAACCCCAAAAGAATACACCGCCTCCACCACCCTGGTACCCCAGGTTTCCGATGGCTCATCAAAAATGGGGGACTCTCCTCGCTGGCGGCAATGGCAGGTTTTAACCTCGGCGACATGA
- a CDS encoding exopolysaccharide biosynthesis protein, protein MVYPQIVKSVPFQLELMNTPFQFPEQDQPLTFYTYFNEVKKPGALGLLKKYTIGLPGVIAESGNDDNQQLASDQSSNDYISLTKEQEKIRKQLDNTVNLEVNDKDGYLTLSATTLDPELAAQLTKKAQALLQNTITEFKIEKAKNQLEFIEERYNEKKKAFEEAQATLARFRDRNKNVTSALARTQEEQLQNEYQLAFEVYSQLAQQLEQAQIQVKEDTPVFSVLKPVTVPLEDDTSGAMTLIIFTFLGVVTAIGWIFGKEFLGTVKKQWNEHHPE, encoded by the coding sequence ATGGTTTACCCGCAAATCGTAAAAAGTGTGCCTTTTCAGCTCGAATTGATGAACACCCCGTTTCAATTCCCGGAGCAAGACCAGCCACTTACTTTTTACACCTATTTTAACGAGGTAAAAAAGCCCGGAGCGCTTGGACTACTAAAAAAATACACCATCGGACTACCCGGTGTGATAGCTGAATCCGGAAACGACGATAATCAACAATTAGCCAGTGACCAGTCAAGCAACGACTATATCTCCCTCACCAAAGAGCAGGAAAAAATCCGTAAACAACTCGATAACACCGTAAACCTCGAAGTGAACGATAAAGACGGCTACCTCACCCTTTCGGCTACTACACTCGACCCAGAACTGGCAGCACAGCTCACCAAAAAAGCACAGGCTTTGCTGCAAAATACCATCACCGAGTTTAAAATAGAAAAAGCAAAAAACCAACTCGAATTTATTGAGGAGCGTTATAACGAAAAAAAGAAAGCTTTTGAAGAAGCACAGGCCACACTCGCCCGCTTCCGCGACCGCAATAAAAACGTTACCTCCGCCCTGGCACGTACCCAGGAAGAACAGCTGCAAAACGAATACCAGCTGGCTTTTGAAGTCTACTCGCAACTGGCACAACAACTCGAGCAGGCACAAATACAGGTAAAAGAAGATACGCCTGTGTTTTCAGTGCTGAAGCCGGTTACCGTGCCGCTGGAGGATGATACAAGTGGGGCAATGACGTTAATTATCTTTACTTTTCTTGGAGTGGTAACGGCCATCGGTTGGATATTTGGTAAGGAGTTTTTGGGAACTGTTAAAAAACAATGGAACGAACATCATCCAGAATAG
- a CDS encoding sulfotransferase, with translation MNNFIKTIGGKIFMKFPFSLNIYKYLSKSYYRIKVKNKQKIFCIGLNKTGTTSVKEALEELGYIVGNETEAKKLLNDWLKRDFRPIIKYCKFAQAFQDSPFSFPYTYIILNHVFPNSKFILTIRDDAEEWYRSITRFHSKLWGRDGKIPTKEDLKSAIN, from the coding sequence ATGAATAATTTTATTAAAACAATAGGGGGAAAAATATTTATGAAATTTCCTTTTTCATTAAATATTTACAAATATCTCTCAAAATCGTATTATCGTATTAAAGTTAAGAATAAACAGAAAATATTTTGCATTGGTTTAAATAAAACAGGTACGACTTCAGTAAAAGAGGCCCTTGAAGAATTAGGTTACATAGTTGGTAATGAAACAGAAGCTAAAAAACTATTGAATGATTGGTTAAAACGAGACTTTAGACCTATTATCAAATATTGTAAATTTGCGCAGGCTTTTCAAGATTCCCCATTTTCATTTCCGTATACTTATATTATTTTAAATCATGTTTTTCCCAATAGTAAATTCATTTTAACAATTCGGGATGATGCGGAAGAATGGTACCGATCAATAACAAGATTCCATTCTAAACTTTGGGGAAGAGACGGGAAAATTCCAACAAAAGAAGATTTAAAAAGCGCTATAAATTAG
- the cysC gene encoding adenylyl-sulfate kinase, whose amino-acid sequence MTNHIYTTFEQIKGRDAKEVYLKQKGKVIWMTGLSGSGKTTLASALEKRLFELNYFCQILDGDNVRSGINRNLRFTEEDRIENIRRIAEVSKLFMNCGIILICAFISPTNEMRALAREIIGEDDFLEVFIDTPLEVCEQRDPKGLYKKARTGEIKNFTGISAPFEIPNQPFMVVDNTNADIKATVREMLKKIIPQVRWDPSEIL is encoded by the coding sequence ATGACAAACCATATCTACACAACATTTGAACAGATAAAAGGAAGAGACGCCAAAGAGGTCTACCTAAAACAAAAAGGCAAGGTGATTTGGATGACAGGGCTCTCTGGCTCTGGAAAAACCACCTTGGCCAGTGCCCTTGAAAAACGACTCTTTGAACTTAACTACTTCTGCCAAATCCTTGATGGCGACAACGTGCGCTCCGGTATTAATCGTAACCTGCGTTTTACCGAGGAAGACCGTATCGAGAACATCAGGCGAATTGCTGAAGTAAGCAAACTTTTTATGAACTGCGGCATTATCCTTATTTGCGCCTTTATCTCCCCCACCAACGAAATGCGTGCTTTGGCCCGCGAGATCATCGGCGAAGACGACTTCTTGGAAGTATTTATCGACACCCCGTTGGAAGTCTGTGAGCAACGCGATCCCAAAGGATTATACAAAAAAGCCCGCACCGGCGAAATCAAGAACTTTACCGGTATTTCCGCTCCTTTCGAGATACCGAATCAGCCCTTTATGGTAGTAGACAACACCAATGCTGATATTAAAGCAACAGTTCGGGAAATGTTGAAGAAAATAATACCTCAGGTGAGGTGGGATCCATCTGAGATATTATAA
- a CDS encoding lipopolysaccharide biosynthesis protein has protein sequence MNSGLKQKALTGIFWSLVEKFGNQISQVIIGIILARLLTPDDFGLIGMITVFFAVGEIFIEGGFRQAYVQKKEATDIDASTMFYFNFFSSLIFYLLLYTTAPLIASFYNEPQLILIIKVMGLFIIIRSLSIVQEAKLAKNVDFKKRTKIFTSAFIVSGISAVIAAYSNMGVWSLVIQRIINASFVAIALWIFTDKIKLNSFSLTSLKSMFSFGSWILFQTVLGRFFDNLYQIIIGKFYPAAQVGFYTNAKRFENASSENITSAIGSVAFPVFSRFQNDTKKLKKATKQYMENLLFIILPVMIILMIVSKPFIIIFLTEKWLPMLPYLRLLCIVGILYPINAVSSNALWGLGKSKLNFYYSLVTFTLRIINVFLMYPLGVSYIIIGEIVLRIVIFILKGIAMGNLISFGIKEQFLLILKYIVFGLVLIIVGGLLAIQIETQEIEFVVNIFLLSGIYLLLNYFLNKEHLMSFLLNFKSLYK, from the coding sequence ATGAATTCAGGACTTAAACAAAAAGCCTTAACGGGTATCTTCTGGTCATTAGTTGAGAAATTTGGCAATCAAATTTCCCAAGTAATTATCGGAATTATACTCGCGAGACTATTAACCCCTGATGATTTTGGATTGATTGGAATGATAACCGTTTTTTTTGCAGTTGGCGAAATATTTATTGAAGGTGGTTTCAGACAAGCATACGTCCAAAAGAAGGAGGCAACAGACATAGATGCAAGTACTATGTTTTATTTTAACTTTTTTTCATCCTTAATTTTTTATTTGTTATTGTACACAACCGCTCCTCTGATTGCTTCATTCTATAATGAACCCCAATTAATTTTGATAATTAAGGTAATGGGGCTTTTTATTATCATACGTTCATTAAGCATAGTTCAGGAAGCCAAACTTGCCAAAAATGTTGACTTTAAGAAAAGAACAAAAATATTTACATCCGCATTTATTGTTTCAGGTATTAGTGCCGTAATTGCTGCGTATTCAAATATGGGTGTTTGGAGCTTGGTTATTCAAAGAATTATTAACGCCTCTTTTGTGGCAATAGCTCTATGGATTTTTACTGATAAAATAAAATTAAACAGTTTTAGTCTTACTTCCTTGAAATCCATGTTTTCATTTGGTTCTTGGATTTTGTTTCAGACAGTATTAGGTAGGTTTTTTGACAATTTATACCAAATAATAATTGGCAAATTTTATCCTGCGGCTCAAGTAGGGTTTTACACTAATGCAAAAAGATTTGAAAATGCCTCATCAGAAAATATAACATCTGCAATTGGTTCTGTGGCTTTTCCGGTATTTAGTAGATTCCAGAATGATACTAAAAAGTTAAAAAAAGCTACAAAGCAATATATGGAAAATTTGCTTTTTATAATTCTTCCAGTTATGATTATTTTAATGATAGTTTCAAAGCCTTTTATTATTATTTTTTTAACGGAGAAATGGCTACCAATGTTGCCTTATTTGAGATTGCTTTGTATCGTTGGAATACTTTATCCTATTAATGCCGTTTCTTCCAATGCGCTCTGGGGACTAGGTAAGTCAAAACTAAACTTCTACTATTCGTTAGTCACATTTACTCTTCGAATAATAAATGTCTTTTTAATGTATCCCTTAGGCGTTTCATATATAATTATTGGAGAGATTGTGCTTCGAATTGTAATATTTATTCTTAAAGGAATTGCAATGGGAAATTTGATATCTTTTGGCATAAAAGAACAGTTCCTTCTTATATTAAAATATATAGTTTTTGGTTTAGTTCTTATTATAGTAGGTGGATTATTAGCTATACAAATTGAGACACAAGAAATTGAATTTGTGGTTAATATTTTTCTTCTATCGGGAATATATTTATTATTAAATTATTTTTTAAATAAAGAACATCTAATGAGTTTTCTTTTGAATTTTAAATCTCTATACAAATGA
- a CDS encoding NAD-dependent epimerase/dehydratase family protein produces the protein MKTVMVIGATGTLGTYFVDHLHEKGYNVWAVGRRNVNERYYSERGIKSVKVDITNKEDFKQLPDSGIDSVVLIAGAMPSRMIGYDPQKYIDVNVKGTLNVLEYCRNSNVQQLLFTQSHSDVAGYWNTGEYIKPDAPRKLVLKGDHAVYIITKNAAVDLIEHYHRDHGLRTFIFRLPTIYNYRPIFDMYVNGKSVPMGYRFFIQKAINSEPIEIWGDPNRAKDIVYVKDFNQMLNRAIDSDLDKGFYNVATGKPITLEDQIRGVVDVFSPEDKQSEIIYRPNKPSQNSYLYDITNAKKELGYQPEYSYREMLWNMKEEMKGSRFDHLKDLDVTI, from the coding sequence ATGAAAACGGTAATGGTAATAGGTGCAACAGGCACTTTAGGGACTTATTTTGTAGACCATCTTCATGAAAAAGGATATAATGTATGGGCAGTTGGTCGTAGAAATGTAAATGAAAGATATTATTCAGAGAGAGGTATTAAATCAGTAAAAGTAGACATAACAAATAAGGAAGACTTTAAACAATTACCTGATTCAGGTATTGACTCTGTAGTATTAATTGCAGGAGCTATGCCTTCTCGGATGATAGGGTATGATCCACAAAAGTATATAGATGTTAATGTAAAAGGGACATTGAATGTGCTGGAATATTGTAGAAATTCCAATGTACAGCAATTATTATTCACACAATCACATTCAGACGTTGCGGGTTATTGGAATACCGGTGAATATATAAAACCTGATGCTCCACGAAAACTTGTTTTAAAAGGGGATCACGCTGTTTATATAATAACAAAAAACGCAGCGGTTGATTTAATTGAACATTATCATCGGGATCACGGTCTTCGAACATTTATTTTCAGGTTGCCTACAATATACAATTATCGTCCTATTTTTGATATGTATGTCAATGGTAAAAGCGTTCCTATGGGTTACCGATTTTTTATACAAAAAGCAATAAACTCTGAGCCTATTGAAATTTGGGGAGATCCCAACAGAGCTAAAGACATCGTATATGTGAAAGATTTTAATCAGATGCTTAATAGAGCTATTGACTCTGATTTAGATAAAGGTTTTTATAATGTAGCTACAGGTAAACCAATTACACTTGAAGATCAAATAAGAGGTGTAGTGGATGTTTTTTCACCTGAAGATAAACAATCAGAAATTATTTATCGGCCAAATAAGCCAAGTCAAAACTCATATTTATATGATATCACCAACGCAAAAAAAGAATTAGGGTATCAACCAGAGTATAGCTACAGAGAAATGTTATGGAATATGAAAGAAGAAATGAAAGGCAGTAGATTTGACCACTTAAAAGACCTTGATGTAACTATTTAA
- a CDS encoding sulfotransferase family protein translates to MDTTTTFIFIIGAPRSGTTWLHKMISEHPEVSTFNGSNTFLQGYIFPLIEKYKHEKKEFTERGFTRGLPSKITQKQLNSLIIEYIRIFYQFIPENKQYYVEKATDLTSELNSIKYFIPNSKFIHIVRDGRNAVLSEVKIHKKYEIGIDNILLGAKKWVSQILDVREYQSKHNQDIIEIKYEDLFQNTNLYLTRIFDFLGVSNETGLVTKISEKYNYKRNMVSMPTNNRLSFSDGLFNTYKKEMNYFELTLFEYLASDILKDFGYEVDNKRISFISNRLIKYVVIPYFNTKYFLKILAKKIKIKLSNIS, encoded by the coding sequence ATGGATACTACTACTACTTTCATTTTTATAATAGGAGCACCACGCTCAGGAACTACTTGGCTTCATAAAATGATATCAGAACACCCAGAAGTATCAACATTTAATGGTTCTAATACTTTTTTACAAGGTTATATTTTCCCATTAATAGAAAAATATAAACATGAAAAAAAGGAATTTACAGAAAGAGGTTTTACAAGAGGTCTTCCATCTAAAATAACTCAAAAACAATTAAATTCACTAATAATTGAATATATACGAATTTTTTATCAGTTTATTCCAGAAAATAAGCAGTACTACGTAGAAAAGGCTACAGATCTAACCTCTGAACTTAACTCAATTAAATATTTTATTCCGAATTCAAAGTTTATTCATATTGTCAGAGATGGTAGAAATGCAGTCTTGTCAGAGGTGAAGATTCATAAGAAATATGAGATTGGAATTGATAATATTTTATTGGGTGCAAAGAAATGGGTTAGTCAAATATTGGATGTTAGAGAATATCAATCGAAACACAACCAAGATATAATTGAAATTAAATATGAAGATTTGTTCCAAAACACTAATCTTTATTTGACAAGAATATTTGATTTCCTTGGAGTGTCAAATGAAACAGGTTTGGTTACCAAAATAAGTGAAAAATACAATTACAAACGTAATATGGTAAGTATGCCAACAAATAATCGTTTGAGCTTTTCAGATGGTCTTTTTAACACGTATAAAAAAGAAATGAATTATTTTGAACTAACATTGTTTGAGTATTTAGCTTCTGATATATTGAAGGACTTTGGTTATGAGGTAGACAATAAGAGAATTAGTTTTATTTCAAATAGACTCATAAAATATGTTGTAATTCCTTACTTTAATACTAAATACTTTTTAAAAATATTAGCAAAGAAAATCAAAATAAAGCTGTCTAACATATCGTGA